Proteins from a genomic interval of bacterium:
- a CDS encoding aldo/keto reductase, with product MLYRNYGNTGLKVSALGFGCMRLPMNGDEIVDELAIPMIRKAIDLGVNYIDTALGYCASKSEITVGKALKDGYREKIILSTKNPVWEADGDKWRKVLEEQLTKLDVSQIDVYHFHGINWKAYTETLSAPGGPIEASRKAQDEGLIRFRSFSFHDAPENMIKLADTGEFAGVTCQYNLLDRVNEDSIAYLKEKGMGVVIMGPVGGGRLGGPPSEELAKLIPGGAKSTPEAALRFVLANPNVSVALSGMSTMEHVLENTATASRAEPLSDAERAKIADMLEENKRLAELYCTGCNYCMPCPQNVDIPGNFRLLNYNRVFGLKEYSRSSYAELGARMDKGVSAPSWAASCLECGQCEPKCPQHIPIPEKLKEVDKTLG from the coding sequence ATGCTTTATCGAAATTATGGCAACACGGGATTGAAGGTATCGGCTTTGGGGTTTGGGTGCATGCGATTGCCGATGAACGGAGATGAAATCGTTGATGAACTCGCAATCCCCATGATTAGAAAGGCAATCGATCTTGGGGTCAATTATATTGACACGGCACTCGGTTATTGCGCCTCTAAGAGCGAGATCACCGTCGGCAAAGCCCTCAAAGATGGGTACAGAGAGAAGATTATTCTTTCGACCAAAAACCCGGTTTGGGAAGCCGATGGCGATAAATGGCGCAAGGTGCTTGAAGAGCAGCTCACGAAGCTCGATGTAAGCCAGATTGATGTCTATCATTTCCACGGCATCAATTGGAAGGCCTATACAGAAACCCTCAGCGCGCCGGGCGGCCCGATTGAAGCCTCTCGAAAAGCGCAGGATGAAGGGCTTATACGGTTCAGATCCTTCTCCTTCCACGATGCGCCTGAGAATATGATTAAGCTTGCCGATACGGGTGAGTTCGCAGGCGTAACTTGTCAATACAACCTTTTGGACCGTGTTAATGAAGACAGCATTGCCTATTTGAAGGAAAAGGGCATGGGCGTAGTGATTATGGGACCGGTCGGCGGCGGCAGGCTTGGCGGACCGCCTTCGGAAGAACTTGCCAAACTAATCCCCGGCGGAGCAAAAAGCACTCCCGAAGCGGCTTTGCGTTTTGTACTGGCCAATCCTAACGTATCCGTTGCCCTATCCGGCATGAGCACAATGGAGCATGTGCTTGAAAATACCGCTACCGCTTCCCGAGCCGAACCACTCAGTGATGCGGAGCGCGCAAAGATAGCGGATATGCTCGAAGAGAACAAGCGGTTAGCCGAGCTTTATTGCACCGGCTGCAACTATTGTATGCCCTGCCCGCAAAATGTGGATATCCCGGGCAACTTCCGTTTGTTGAATTACAACCGCGTTTTCGGTCTAAAAGAATACTCCCGAAGCAGTTATGCGGAGCTCGGCGCCCGGATGGACAAAGGCGTCAGTGCTCCCTCCTGGGCGGCATCGTGCCTGGAATGCGGCCAATGCGAACCCAAATGCCCACAGCATATCCCCATCCCCGAAAAGCTTAAGGAAGTCGATAAAACACTCGGCTAA
- a CDS encoding uroporphyrinogen decarboxylase family protein, whose amino-acid sequence MTGRERVLAAINREKPDKAPKDISFTPALYDTFCEKTGSNDIRAYFGLECKGVNPRTVATNDADFAAYMEGLPADTQVSSDYGLMSRPVGFYHFLKFIHPLRNAETLDDIDAYPWPDFTDEYRYSHLKDEIKEAHDQGFFVPSFAGHTFETAWELLGFEKWFEDILCNPDIPDAVLERITVDNCMMARRVAEAGADMLTLGDDVGMQDRLMMKPEIWRKYLKPRLARIIQAARDVVPNMPVWYHSDGNISDIIDDLIEVGVTVLNPVQPECLDLKWVKDRYADKLAFWGTIGTQSTMPWGTPDDVRNTVKDMIELFGPGLLLAPTHVLEPEVPWENVLAFFDGIEKYGNYH is encoded by the coding sequence ATGACCGGACGAGAGCGGGTATTAGCTGCCATTAATCGGGAAAAGCCGGACAAGGCGCCAAAGGATATATCGTTCACACCTGCCCTCTACGATACTTTCTGCGAAAAGACCGGCTCAAACGACATTCGAGCCTACTTCGGGCTGGAGTGCAAAGGGGTTAACCCGCGCACTGTTGCTACGAATGACGCCGATTTTGCAGCTTACATGGAAGGACTCCCAGCAGATACCCAAGTCAGCAGTGACTACGGTTTGATGTCCCGTCCTGTCGGTTTTTATCACTTCTTAAAGTTTATTCACCCTCTTCGCAATGCTGAAACTCTCGATGATATCGATGCCTACCCGTGGCCAGACTTTACCGATGAGTACCGGTATTCGCATTTAAAGGATGAAATCAAAGAGGCTCATGACCAAGGCTTTTTTGTCCCCTCTTTTGCAGGGCATACTTTTGAGACCGCCTGGGAACTACTGGGATTTGAGAAATGGTTCGAAGACATCCTCTGTAACCCCGACATCCCGGATGCCGTCCTCGAGCGCATTACAGTTGACAACTGCATGATGGCGCGAAGGGTTGCAGAGGCGGGGGCTGACATGCTCACACTGGGTGATGATGTTGGCATGCAGGATCGGCTAATGATGAAGCCTGAAATATGGCGCAAATACCTCAAGCCCCGACTGGCGAGAATTATTCAAGCTGCTCGTGACGTGGTCCCTAACATGCCCGTGTGGTATCACAGCGATGGGAATATCTCAGATATAATCGACGATTTGATTGAAGTCGGAGTGACCGTTTTGAACCCCGTCCAGCCGGAATGTTTGGATCTTAAGTGGGTTAAAGACCGATATGCTGATAAACTAGCCTTCTGGGGCACGATCGGTACCCAATCAACCATGCCCTGGGGCACCCCTGATGATGTGCGTAATACAGTTAAAGATATGATAGAATTATTTGGCCCCGGGCTTTTGCTCGCGCCGACGCATGTGCTGGAGCCGGAAGTGCCCTGGGAAAATGTGCTTGCCTTTTTTGACGGCATCGAGAAGTACGGAAATTATCACTAA
- a CDS encoding nitroreductase family protein, whose product MDAIECLKTRRSVRSYQNRAVPKEILEDIVDCGRLAATGMNLQPWEFVVVTDKERLQAIADLTDYGKFIPDAGACIAVICSENKFYVEDGSAATENILLAAKAHGLGSCWVSADKKIYADPIREYLGAPAGFKLLSLVTIGYPDDEATHKTKRPLNEVIHWEKF is encoded by the coding sequence ATGGATGCAATTGAATGTTTGAAAACGAGAAGGAGCGTTCGCTCATACCAGAACCGCGCAGTACCTAAGGAAATCCTAGAAGATATCGTTGACTGCGGCCGCTTAGCCGCTACAGGAATGAACTTGCAGCCATGGGAATTCGTCGTTGTGACCGATAAAGAACGACTGCAAGCCATTGCCGACTTAACCGATTACGGCAAATTCATCCCTGATGCGGGCGCTTGTATTGCGGTTATTTGCTCAGAAAATAAATTCTATGTCGAAGACGGTTCTGCCGCAACTGAAAACATATTATTGGCCGCTAAAGCGCATGGGTTGGGAAGTTGCTGGGTTTCGGCGGATAAAAAAATCTATGCCGATCCCATACGAGAGTACCTGGGCGCGCCGGCAGGCTTTAAACTTTTGAGTTTAGTTACTATCGGCTATCCGGATGATGAAGCCACCCATAAGACCAAGCGTCCACTCAATGAAGTTATACACTGGGAGAAGTTTTAA
- a CDS encoding flavin reductase family protein — MKVDTHYTDFLPETLKACGSMGILLVGQGFSGKPNTMTIGWCQAGVIWGKPIMTVLVRHSRFTYGLIDEAGTFTVNVMPPEFADSVAFCGKESGRDRDKFVEKGLTAVPGKLISCPVIGEGVIHYECKVVYRDDLTPDGIPSDIQTRFYPQGDFHRVYYGEIVAAYAEENARERLAVEPY; from the coding sequence ATGAAAGTTGATACACATTACACTGATTTCCTACCCGAAACCTTAAAAGCCTGTGGTTCGATGGGCATATTATTGGTCGGTCAAGGATTTTCGGGCAAACCCAACACCATGACCATCGGTTGGTGCCAGGCCGGAGTGATTTGGGGCAAGCCGATTATGACTGTGCTTGTTCGACACTCGCGGTTCACCTATGGCCTTATTGATGAGGCGGGTACGTTCACCGTGAACGTAATGCCGCCAGAGTTCGCCGATTCGGTAGCCTTCTGCGGCAAGGAATCAGGTCGTGATCGAGATAAGTTTGTAGAAAAAGGTCTTACGGCCGTACCTGGCAAACTAATCTCCTGCCCTGTTATCGGCGAGGGAGTCATCCATTACGAGTGTAAAGTGGTCTATCGAGATGACTTAACGCCCGATGGGATCCCTTCAGACATCCAGACACGCTTCTACCCTCAGGGAGATTTCCACCGGGTTTACTACGGCGAAATCGTTGCCGCCTATGCCGAAGAAAACGCCCGAGAACGTCTGGCGGTTGAACCATATTAA
- a CDS encoding DUF1638 domain-containing protein: protein MKFKVVACDIMRSEVEEIAPQSPHELDLTFLTREGYHNEPDKNRPLLQEQIDAVPEGYDAILLGFAFCNRLLDGIQARHTQLIVPRGHDCITFFMGSRQRYREFFDTHPGTYYYTRGWLERRDGKQLNQMSEEVSGIGNTDYDELVEKYGEDNAQYLTSFFDKWQENYTNGVLIQFPFAEKLNLREQVKEICYTNAWKYDEMAGDLGLLTRWLKGEWNDDFLIVPPGYTIKAAYDETIMKLSC, encoded by the coding sequence TTGAAGTTTAAGGTGGTCGCTTGCGATATTATGCGCAGCGAGGTCGAAGAGATAGCGCCGCAGTCGCCGCACGAATTGGATCTTACTTTTCTAACGCGCGAGGGCTATCACAACGAGCCGGATAAAAACCGCCCGCTTCTTCAGGAGCAAATAGACGCAGTGCCGGAAGGTTATGACGCGATACTGCTCGGCTTTGCTTTCTGCAACCGTCTATTGGATGGCATTCAAGCTCGGCATACCCAGTTGATCGTCCCGCGTGGACATGACTGCATCACGTTTTTTATGGGTTCACGCCAACGATATCGCGAGTTCTTCGATACCCACCCGGGTACCTACTACTATACGCGTGGTTGGTTGGAACGGAGAGACGGCAAGCAACTCAATCAGATGTCTGAAGAAGTCTCTGGAATCGGGAATACCGATTATGATGAGTTGGTCGAGAAATATGGAGAGGACAACGCTCAGTACCTCACCTCATTTTTCGATAAATGGCAGGAAAACTATACAAATGGCGTTTTGATTCAATTTCCTTTTGCTGAGAAACTGAATTTACGGGAGCAGGTTAAAGAAATCTGCTATACTAACGCCTGGAAATATGATGAAATGGCAGGCGACTTGGGTCTGCTTACACGATGGCTTAAAGGCGAGTGGAATGATGACTTTCTTATCGTTCCACCCGGTTATACAATAAAAGCAGCTTACGACGAAACAATTATGAAATTATCGTGCTAA
- a CDS encoding corrinoid protein, with amino-acid sequence MADIKELQETIINGNRKKAEELTNQLIAAGVTPLAIINEGLIAGMQIVGTRFKCNEFYVPEVLVAARAMQSAMAIVKPLLKAGEIKAPATVAIGTVQGDLHDIGKNLVMMMLEGAGFEIVDLGVDVSPDVFIESVKSKGVNVIAMSALLTTTMPGMKTTIEALTAANVRDKVNVIIGGAPVTQEYATEIGADGYAPDAASAVDKVKELVKA; translated from the coding sequence ATGGCAGACATTAAGGAACTTCAGGAAACAATTATTAACGGCAACCGTAAGAAAGCTGAAGAGCTTACTAACCAACTTATCGCAGCAGGAGTTACCCCTCTAGCAATTATCAATGAGGGCCTCATCGCCGGCATGCAGATCGTTGGCACTCGATTTAAGTGCAACGAATTTTATGTACCGGAAGTTTTAGTGGCAGCTCGCGCCATGCAGTCCGCTATGGCCATTGTAAAGCCATTGCTCAAAGCCGGCGAAATCAAAGCCCCCGCGACCGTCGCTATTGGCACCGTCCAAGGCGACCTTCACGATATCGGCAAGAACCTGGTTATGATGATGCTCGAAGGCGCAGGGTTTGAGATTGTTGACCTCGGCGTCGACGTTTCACCAGATGTGTTCATCGAATCAGTCAAGAGCAAGGGCGTAAATGTTATCGCTATGTCCGCTCTGTTGACCACCACCATGCCCGGCATGAAGACCACGATCGAAGCCCTCACAGCGGCTAACGTTCGTGACAAAGTCAACGTCATCATCGGCGGCGCTCCTGTTACCCAGGAATACGCAACCGAAATCGGCGCCGACGGTTATGCCCCCGATGCCGCCAGCGCAGTTGATAAGGTCAAAGAACTAGTTAAAGCCTAA
- a CDS encoding uroporphyrinogen decarboxylase family protein: MNDRERWIRTMHFQPVDHVVDEEFSYWDQTPVVWRQQGMPDEIGRDIDLETYFGFSKDAVVPTDFSIMPCFEARVLEETDRHRISIDSNGVKSISSMDGSASIPKYLEFPVRDWDSWNDYKSRLRLDDPERFYSDAQWAEFHKTWDNRDHRLGIYCGSMFGWVRDWMGFENVSIACIEQPDLIEDMIEHSCNLSMKLIERPAKEFQLDYAHFWEDICFNKGPIISPKMFNEWVIPRYKRITDFLKGYGVDVVSLDCDGNINQLAPLWLEAGVNVMFPLEIRGGTDPYELRARFGRSVLLKGGVDKTKIIEGKSAIRKEINRLEKLVADGGFVPHMDHLCPPDVTFENYNYYLKTKREAFGIPEPAPWDERKKALGQ; this comes from the coding sequence ATGAACGATCGAGAACGCTGGATTCGGACGATGCATTTTCAGCCTGTCGACCATGTTGTCGATGAGGAGTTTAGTTATTGGGACCAGACACCTGTGGTTTGGCGTCAGCAGGGGATGCCGGATGAGATTGGGAGAGATATCGATCTCGAAACCTATTTTGGCTTCTCCAAAGATGCAGTAGTTCCCACCGACTTCAGCATCATGCCTTGCTTTGAGGCACGGGTGCTCGAAGAAACCGATCGACACCGAATATCAATCGACAGCAACGGCGTCAAAAGCATCTCCAGCATGGACGGCTCAGCCTCTATCCCTAAGTACCTCGAATTTCCTGTTAGGGATTGGGATAGTTGGAACGACTACAAATCTCGCCTTCGTCTGGATGACCCTGAGAGGTTCTATTCCGACGCGCAATGGGCTGAGTTTCACAAAACGTGGGACAATCGCGACCATCGGCTCGGCATTTATTGCGGCAGCATGTTTGGGTGGGTACGCGACTGGATGGGGTTCGAGAACGTTTCCATCGCCTGCATCGAACAGCCTGATTTGATAGAAGATATGATCGAGCACAGTTGCAACCTTTCGATGAAGCTCATCGAGCGCCCGGCTAAGGAATTCCAACTCGATTACGCTCACTTCTGGGAAGATATATGCTTCAACAAAGGCCCGATTATCTCCCCTAAGATGTTTAATGAGTGGGTTATTCCCCGTTATAAACGCATCACCGATTTCCTGAAGGGCTATGGCGTGGATGTGGTGAGCTTGGATTGTGACGGCAACATCAATCAACTCGCCCCGCTTTGGCTTGAGGCAGGAGTTAACGTGATGTTCCCTCTGGAAATCCGCGGCGGCACCGACCCTTATGAACTTCGCGCCCGATTCGGTCGAAGCGTCTTGCTCAAGGGCGGCGTTGACAAGACCAAGATTATTGAAGGAAAATCTGCTATCCGCAAAGAAATTAATCGTCTGGAGAAGTTGGTGGCCGATGGAGGCTTTGTCCCCCACATGGACCACCTCTGTCCACCGGATGTCACCTTTGAGAATTATAATTATTATCTAAAGACCAAACGGGAAGCCTTCGGTATTCCCGAACCGGCTCCCTGGGATGAACGCAAGAAAGCGCTGGGGCAATAA